The Humidesulfovibrio mexicanus DNA segment GGGTGGCTGCGCCAACGGCGGCGGCTTTGGGGGGCGCTGGGGCGGCCGAGGCGGCGGGAGCGGTGGGGGCAGGGGCCGGGGCCGTGAGCGGGGCCGGGGGCTGAGACGGTGTTGCGGGAGCGGGGCGGTGCAGTGGGGCGGGCTGAGGCTCCGCCTTTGGCGCAACCGGGGCCTGGGGCAGCGCGGCCGGGAGGGGCTCCGGCGCAGCCTGGACTTGGACCACGCAAGCCCCCAGGGGCATGTGCTCGGCCGTGGGCGGGCACAAGGCCGTGCTCGCCCCCCACAGCAGCATCACGGCGAGCACGCCGTGCAGGCCAAGGCTGACCGAGGCCCCGATTCCCGAGGCGCGTTGTTCACCCACGATCCGCATGGTCTGGCTCCGTGGTGATGATGAAGTTCGTGCGGCCTTTGCGCCGCGCCTCGTCCACCACGCCCATGAAGGATTGGAACGGCGCATCCCGGTGGACCATGAAGTTGATGGGGACGCCGGGTTCCATGTCGAGCAGGGCGGAGTAGCCCGTCGGCTCCACCACCTGGTCGCCGTGGAGAACCCGGCCCTGGCTGTCGATGGTGATGACCAGCTGCCGTTCCCGCGTCTGGCTTTGGGCCGTGGCGGCCTTGGGCAGGCTGACGGCGATGGCCGGTTTCATGAACGTTGTGGCCAGGATGAAGAACAACAGCAGCATGAACACCACGTCGATGAGCGGCGTCAAGTCGATGCTGTCGTCGAAGTCGTTGTCCAGACCGAAATCCGCGCTCATGCGGCTCCCCTTCCCGCCGTGTCGAGCCGGGACAGCGGCGGCCTCACGGCATGGTCGGCGCTTCTGCGGTGCAGGGCCGCTTCTTCCGCCAGGGGGCAGGTGGTCTTGAAGCGCTCCAGGGCGCGGTAGCTGTGCTCGATCGCCTCGATATGGAAGCCCTTCATGCGCAGGGAGAGCATGTAATAGAAGGCCAGGGTGGGAATGGCGATGCACAGCCCCTGCACCGTGGTCAGCAGCGCCTCCCATATGCCCCCGGCCAGAAGGGCGGAATCCGCATTGGAGCTTTGCGCCACCACCTTGAACACGGAAACCATGCCGAGGACCGTGCCGAGCAAGCCCAGAAGCGGGGCAATGACCGCAATGAGCCTGAGGAAGGTGATGCCCCGGTTCACCTTCTCGAAGTTGCGGTGGAACAGGTAGGCCACTTCGGCGCGCAGATCGTCGGAGTGGGAGCCGTGGGTCTTGACCACGCTGGCGATGATGTCGATGAGCGGGTTGGAGACCTCGCCGCAGAGCTGGTC contains these protein-coding regions:
- a CDS encoding ExbD/TolR family protein is translated as MSADFGLDNDFDDSIDLTPLIDVVFMLLLFFILATTFMKPAIAVSLPKAATAQSQTRERQLVITIDSQGRVLHGDQVVEPTGYSALLDMEPGVPINFMVHRDAPFQSFMGVVDEARRKGRTNFIITTEPDHADRG
- a CDS encoding MotA/TolQ/ExbB proton channel family protein, producing MILEFLQLVGPAGHVLIGLSVVALYLSIKNMVLLTMVHRDFRRRFARIENGTGNYRDQLCGEVSNPLIDIIASVVKTHGSHSDDLRAEVAYLFHRNFEKVNRGITFLRLIAVIAPLLGLLGTVLGMVSVFKVVAQSSNADSALLAGGIWEALLTTVQGLCIAIPTLAFYYMLSLRMKGFHIEAIEHSYRALERFKTTCPLAEEAALHRRSADHAVRPPLSRLDTAGRGAA
- a CDS encoding TonB family protein, with product MRIVGEQRASGIGASVSLGLHGVLAVMLLWGASTALCPPTAEHMPLGACVVQVQAAPEPLPAALPQAPVAPKAEPQPAPLHRPAPATPSQPPAPLTAPAPAPTAPAASAAPAPPKAAAVGAATPANAPAPLGNPSGIQRAAALRDQLVAALIGRIERAKRYPFAARKAGIEGVVTMRVRIDEAGRIAEYSVRTDGAPHRWLCDAAVQTMAEVDPHLLPQGKMETALVVEVPIRFHLQ